The Raphanus sativus cultivar WK10039 unplaced genomic scaffold, ASM80110v3 Scaffold1969, whole genome shotgun sequence genome segment AGTCCATTACTCTAGATGGAAGATAGAGTAAGTAGTATAGTTTAGTGCTCTAGTTGCCAAGTATAATGATTCGTGGGGTCTTACTCTAGAGTAACTACTTTCCTCATCTCTTACtagcttgttttttttttttttgaacaactctCTTACTAGCTTGTATAATTTAtgaagataacaaaaaaaaaaggccaCAAGAAGATGAAAATGGTACCAGCCTTTAACCTTCCCCAAAGTTTCAAAGCAATAAATTTaagaagaatttaaaaattatgataagCATCAACAAGATGCCAAAGGATAAGAgagtaaaattttcaaatctgtGGTAATCTACTCATTATCTGGTTATATACCGACTGTCCCGTTTCCGAACCCGGTTCAACCTTAGGCTCCATCCCTCTCTGCATCATCATCGCTTCACTCATCCCACCCGGTTGTTGACTCATCATATACGACGGGTGAGTGTGAGTCAAACCCTGTAATTTCCCTTGACCAAACGCTAAACCAGGAATCGAAAGATTACCAAAACCGGTTTGTCCTAGACCGAACGCAAAACCGGAAGGAGGACCCAAATGCGGCTGGAAGCTAAACGGACGTCCGAACTGAGACGACTGGTTGAGCTGTCTCTCATATCTGCCACGTGGAGGCTCTTGGTAATGGTTAGTTTGAGCGGCGCTGCTACCGTTTCCACCGCCGTGGCTGCTGTTGCGTGCGGCGGGGACGTCGTGGTCGTGTTTGCCTTCGTAAGTGGTTATAACGGATTTGAGATCATGAGAAGCTCTCTCTACGTGTTTTCTCACCGTACATCCAGGAGCTGTGCATTTGTAGTAACTCCTACAAAAAGAAACCTTGCTTGTAAAGCACGTTAGAGACCAATGTGTTTAATGAGTTTTGGTAAGAAACCTAGGGTTTGGGTTTCCTTTGACAACTTTCTGACCATACTTTCTCCAGCGATAGCCATCGTCGAGAATGTCAACATCACTCGTTGTCTGCACAACGACTCTTGGCTCACGTATAGCTCTTGTTGCTCCACTCATCTCTATTGCGTAAGCCTCAAGTTTCctaatgaaaaaaaacaaaacgtttTTTTTCAGAACAGATGTTTAGATTGATGAATCTGTGTCTAAAGAAGATAAAGATAACCTTCTTTTCGATTCGGATTCATCTCCTCTTCCACATCCATCGTATCCCAAAGAAGCACTACCATGATCAGTCCCTctatcatcttcatcttcatcattaGAGAGTGTTGACAAAGCATCAACCACAATCACATCACCTGACTCTTGAGCTTGAATCGATCCAGATTGGTTTCCGTCTTCTTCGAAGTTGTTCTCATTGCTTCCAACTTGTTGTTGAGTGTTATTACAACTAACCCACGTTGCAGAGTTATCtctctgctgctgctgctgctgctgttgctgtTCGGTTCCATCTAGTTGCGTTCCGGAGGAGCGGCGGTTAGGAGGAGGCTTGGAGTGATTATGAGCTCCTTTGTATATAATCTCAGTGATGTGACCTTCTCTTGATCTCTCCACCTTCTTCTTCACTGGACAGCTCGGGTTTGTGCACTTGTAATAGCTTCGTGGATACTCGCTTCCTTTAACCAACTTTTGTCCGTATTTCCTCCAGTTATATCCATCCTCTGCAGGTGCTCCACCACCAGCCATCGAATCACCACctctttgctcttcttctccttcttcctcttcctgatGGTCGTTGGTGTTTGTTGTGGCATCAGATGTCTTCCTCTTCAAGCCACTTTGCTCAGAACCGAGTTTGACATCTTCTTCCGGGGACTGATGATGAGAAGAACTGTTGTTGTAGTTACCATAATCAACTGGCATCATCTCCGTTGCGCCGTggaagaaagaggaagaggGTCTTGAAACAGGATGGAATgtgaatgatgatgatgctcCAATGCCATCGAAGAACTCGTCTTTCTCTTTATCAGAAGCAGACAATCCATTACTACTGTTAACACCAGGAAGAAATGGGAATTTCCCTGTAGTTGGAGACGGTTGAGCCTGCAAATGTCAAAGAAATTAAGtttcaataataataagatGGAGAAAAAGGAAACAACTATGCAGCTTTACCAATGGGTTAGAAAGGAAAACAGGAGACTCCAAGAGCGTTGCAGGGCTAAGGCCAGGAGAGGAGATGGTTAAGCAATTAGGAGAGCGAAGACTAGAATCGGTGTTAGAGCGGATGTTCTCAGTGTTTAACCTCGGAGTGTTGAATCCAGCACGAGCAGCGATTCTTTCTCTTAAACCACCACCTCGTGAAACGTTCTTGTTATTACCACtagtgtcttcttcttcttcttctagacgATTAACAAGGCCATGATTCAAAGATAGCTCTCTTTCAAGAACACGTTTCGAGCTAGGATTACAAGGAACCCATTCTCCCATTACAGCCACGTTTTCTTCAAAACCAGACATTTAAAGATCCAACAAGTTTTACTGAGTCTCTTTGCCTAAACTGAGATGAAACTCCTGAGACATTATAGAAGATTTAAAAAAGACAGTCACAATCACAAACCTCAGAATATATTTGAAGACATGAACATTCTCAGTCAACTTCTAGTATTAAACAATACATTAAACAAGCTAAGTAACACAACTATTGTAAGTGAACCAGTGAGCTTAAAAACTAAGATATAGAATCAAATTTATGTTGCTTTGGTCAAGAAAGATTTTTCAAAGTTTAATCCTTTTGTCTTTTTCAGAGTCGACAAAACAAATCATTAAAGATGGAAAATgtaagaaattaataaaaaatattttttttctctttcacgCGTTAATCTACTTTTATGGAACCTCATGAAATtcaagtatataattttatagcaGAAACAAATGATCGAATCACGAAGattaaaaaagagaataaaacaatAGGACAACGTCAAACTATAGTACAGTTTTAAACTAGActgtaagcaaaaaaaaaaacttaaggaGGTAATTAAACagatcatctatcttattaaaacagaaacattttgttggacctaacatttattttgtaagtttttaaattaaatacacctttatactttatagttaaacctacattaaatcactaatgttcctttctttataatattatccattttttcaaacaatatacttatttctttatactactatcaatgtttccaaacaatatattttatactactatcaatgtttccaaacaatacaataattaatcttagttattttatatatatcattttctctttaaaattttgtagaaacgttataatttcataaattgcaaaataatgaactttaaaatttggattataagattacaaattatgaaactattacaatttaaatccaattagattacatatcggtcatccatcaatTCAATAGTTattctcgggttttagtgatttttttaatatgtatattttaaaagcctaaattgaattgtcagatctccggattaaccggtataatcacaatcgggttgaatttaaaaacgggaaaatcgcataaaaaaccctgaAAGTGTCACATACtcgcactttaaaccttgaagttttttcactaacacttttaacctccGAAGTGACATTTGTGTCATTAAAAACCTCCAACCTAAAAAGATGACCTGTTTAACAGGTAAAAAGGTgatttgtcaatttttttttcaaaaaatatttatttaattcataaaataaataaaaattaaagaaaaaatataaaattaaatataaattcataaaattaaatgaatattcagaaaattaaataaaaattcaaaaaattaaataaaattcagaaaattaaatagaaattcaaaaaaataaacaaaaattcagaaaatttaataaaattaaataaaaattcagaaaattaaataaaaattcataaaattaaataaaaattaattaaaactcaaaaattagtaaaaatcataaaaataaaataaaattcagaaaattaaaaaataatcataaaactaactaaatatcagaagttaaataaagtttcaaataaacaaataactaatattaaatcaaaagacataaattaaataaaagatcataaaattaaaaattcatgaatttcacaaataacaatgtttttaaCAACCATCAAATTGGCATTTTAATAGTGAAAATACCATAATTCTTGTATTACACTCACTTTTAAACGATTAAAATGTGAATTTAATGGTTGttaaaaacattgttatttgtgaaattcatgaatttttatttaatttctgtcttttggtttaatattagttatttttttatttgaaactttatttaacttctgatatttagttagttttatgattattattctaattttctgaattttattttatttttatgatttttttactaatttttgaaattctatttaatgttatgaattttatttaatttctgaatttttatttaattttctgaatttttatttatttattttgaattttatttaattttctgaattttatttatttttttgaatttttatttaattttctgaattttctttaatttatatttattttatgaattaaataaatattttttgaaaaaaaaaccgACACATCGCCATTTTTACCTGTTAAACAGGTCAATTTTTTagtttgaaggttttttatgacaGAAATGTCACTTTcgaggttaaaagtgttagtgaaaaaactttaGGATTTAAAGTGTGAGTAAGTGACACTTTCAgggtttttatgcgattttcccatttaaaaacactgatttaaatgcaaaaatattttaaatacacactctttaaaaattaccaaaatatttattaaattattaatgaaatttttcatcgtgcgggtcaaaatctagttattttgtaaaaaacataatcaaattcCAGAATTTAAGTTAAAgacaaaacatttttaaaacgcATGTAATAAAAACcaataaattagaaaaagacaaaacagaTTGAGATCATTTACGGTTACCTGATTAGTTGAAGACGACGAGCCAGAAACACCGTCACAGCCGCAAACGGAAATCGCCAGTTCCGCCGCTAACAGCCAACTTCGTCTCTGATTcgacaacaaaaaaacaaaatccacccgacccggatccgaacTTAGCACTGGCTTACAAAAGATTTTTTCCCAATTCCTGTCTCCTTCGTCTTCTTTTCTCTGTTCTTCTGAGTTTCACATCaaaccagaagaaaaaaaaaacaattttctctCTCCTAAAACGagaaagatatgtttttttctcgTTTACACAAAAATAGAATGACGATGGATATTGACAAAGGAGCAAAGATTTCAACAGTATGATTAGATTAATCACTGTTGCTTTCTCACCATCGCTAACGagaacaatttaaaaaaaatcaaccaatttATAGAACTAAATTAATATGAAAAGACAAATCGTTAAAAGAGAAGACAGAaaggagatagagagagaggatTACGAAACAATTTGAGCTTTGTTTTCTGATTGCTActgaggagaaggagaagacgaggctaaaagttttttttgcaGAGAATGATGAAGGAGATGGTGAGTCGTGTTTACACAAAACGTTTTCTCTCTACTGAACCCTCCTATAAAAACATGCCACGTGGATTGATCGAGGTTAATAGAATAAGATCGTCGGCTGATAGGTTCGATGTACCGTGGGGTGTGGCGCAGGTGATCTGTAACATTTATTACTTACTATTCCAGTTTCTTTTTTCGGGTTTGGTTATtaataggaaaaaaatttattaaaagcgGGAAATTATTGACAAAAGTACTTATTCTGCCACATGTCGGATTaggaaaaaaagataattattgttatattattGCACTCTTATTCTATTGGTTCGATACATATGAAATTTCAGAAactgataaaagaaaaaccaaatTATCCTTTGTGGAGGAGaacaaataaaagttaaatataaagCAGGTTGGTGTTTTTACCATAAGTGTCACATTGTTATAAAATTCTGGAACAACAAATCTTATCTGCAGGCTATTTGTAGTCTATGTATGTAAGTAACCATGCTATAAAATTTGAGTCAAAGGGATAATACTTTGCCAGAATATTGTTACCAAagtaataagtttttttttttgtaaaaagggcTTTGAAATTGGGCTTACCACGATAACAAGTTGATTGAAGCATGGCAAGAACAAAACAAGGAATgtcttaccaaaaaaataaaaaggagtgGATTAATGTACTAGAAAATTTGTCACTCGTTCTATTGACATCAATAGTCAAAATATGTTTGTGTCGATCATTTACAACAATGAGCAATTTAAATATCTTCCAAATGTCAAAATATGTTTGTGTCAATCAGTTACAAAATTGAgcaatttaaataatttatgttttgagTCTTATATTAAGAATTAATTACTCGACTACTCGATTATTAAAGACGTACATTTTGAAATTGTTTCGTTTTGAAATGACATGTTTTCATACATCTTTCGACTTATATCAATAAACGTGTAACTGTTTCATTTTGAAATTGACATGTTCTCATACATGCATCAGGCATGTgatcttttattttcaaattggTATTTTACATGCATGCATGTGATTTGATAAAACATACGTAATCTTAAATTATATAGCATATCCAGGAGATACATTTTTTCCAGGTGATACTTTTAAGATACATTATTCAATTTAGAGGTTGCTTACCTAGAAAAAAGAATGACTCAAATATACTTAGATGATATGTGATATATGTCCTGTGATAATAAACGGATCATGAAAACTGAAAAATCATTAAACGAACAAAACAACTCCCGACAAAGATTCTTTACAAATATTGAAGATACGTTAATATTTATGTCTACAAAAAGTCATAAACCCTAcacacacaatttttttttttttttgactaacaCACACACAATTTAAGTAGCAGTAATATGGATAATTAACGTACTTTAAGCTTAAGGTTACGTAACTTACGGGCTCAAAAGATTATAGAGATATAGAGTTATAGAGATATTGaagtattttagttttaaaaaaaaagtattttagtttatgctgcaataaataaaatagaatcatttaatataattcattaTACCTTAAATTGAATATTTAATTGGAAATTTGATAGGCAGTTTTTCCGAAAAACCCGGTCAAAAAGAGACATTGACCAAGCCTTTaatggtttttattttctttttccttttccttttgttCCCCGCAAAAAATCACGTTACAAAGCTGTGACACAATACTCATGTGACAGCCAAAGCACGACTGTGGCGTGAAGTATTTTGTTCTCTCTAGTGGGGCCCGTAAAACGAACTTTCAGACACGGAAAGGATCGACGGCTCCGATTTCTTGTCAGTTCTTACCTTTATAGTAGGCCCCATACTAATGGAAAGACAAAACACGGGTTTTATAATCTTACACCCAGCCCATTAAAGCCCATTATGCCtgaataaattacaaaatatatgggATTGACCCAACAACAGACTTGCTTTGACTGTCCGATGAGCGAACCAAAAGTCAACTACTTGAAAAAAGGTCAatgacccgacccgacccgacccgacccgacccgacgaAAAGATTTTCAGTGCACAAGTGGCTGTAAATGGCACGATAGGAGACCAAGTGGCTGTAATGGCACAAGTTTCTATGAGGAACTTTCAGTGCGTTGGATAGCCTGACACGAGAAAGCTGATCTTACCCGTTACTTACTTGTATATTACAATCGCCGTTTAAGAATATTTGGAAgcccttctctctctccttggtaatttttctttcttcttcttcttcttctactttcCCTTGTATAGTTTTGTTGAATTCCCGATCAGTTTTGTTGATCAGTGTTGAGATTAATTAGTTTATTTCTGTGAAGAATTTGATGTTTTGCTCTTGAGAAATGAGTCTTGTCTGCTAGAATTAGCTGTTGTGTAGTagtaaaatttagttattttccCGCCGTATAAAATGAACTTGGAGCATTGTTCTTTGAACAAAAATAGAAAGAGTTCATGTTATATACGGTTCAAATCTAATAGCTTCCTAACTGTAACCAAAAAGATTCCACTTTTGagatttcagttttttttttcttgttttaagtGATTTAACGTTTGATATATTGTCCTTGAAGAtaaatctttttgtttgttgttgttaataTAGCCTCTTGCTCAATCCTCGTAAACAAATCCGCAAAGCATTTGGATTTTAACATTATGCTAGACTTGAGAGTCTAATAAACCGTCATCAATTCATGTAATGCATTTGATTCTAGAAGTGTCCCCTGTTAGGAATCGTATAGAGAGGATTTCATTTAGTAAGTTGTTTGCAATTTCAGTCTTGCTACTTTCTTGAGCCTGAGAATTTGATCTAATTATCTCAGCTCCTTCCATGTATGgctttaaaacaattttatatacCAAGAGTTTCACATGACTCTgtttataaacaatatattctgattttgttttgttcgaTGTGAGTCTTTTAAATACTTACTTGTGAGTCTTTGTGGTTGCTATTGTCATCTGCTTTAAGTGCGTTTTTCTAGAGTCcgtgataaaataaaatttagtaataaaatGATAGCTTTGAATCATTCGAATTGTTAATGAATAAAAGGTCCCTTGTCTAGGCTTTCTTTGTTTTGCCATTGTCATCCTTCTTCAGTTATTACTCTAACCCCTTGTGATTCCAAATAcagaacacacacacacacacacgacACGCGTGAATACAATCTCCCATGGCTGCATTTGCAACAGCAGAAGCGTGTGACAGCAACGCAGAACTAATATCAAACGGAGACCTACGGGCTCTCCAACCAACCTTCAAGATCTATGGACAAAGAAGATGCTTCTCCGGACCAATCGTGACACTCAAGGTCTTTGAAGACAACGTCCTAGTCAGAAACCAACTAGAGACAAAAGGAGAAGGCGCGGTCTTAGTTATAGACGGTGGTGGAAGCATGAGGTGCGCACTTGTTGGAGGAAACCTCGGACAGTTAGCTCAGAACAACGGGTGGGTAGGGATTTTGGTGAATGGGTGCGTTAGAGATGTGGATGAGATCAATGACTGTGATGTTGGGGTTAGGGCATTGGGTTCTAACCCGTTGAAGTCTAGTAAGAAAGGTCAGGGTGAGAAGAATGTGCCGGTTTATATTGGAGGGACTTTGATTAGGGATGGTGAATGGCTTTATGCTGATAGTGATGGTATCTTGATCTCCAAGACCGAACTCTCCGTCTGATCCAGAATGTTCTTCTGCTAAGAGATTACTGTTGGAGCTGGTTTATGTGGAATTAGTAATATTCGGTTTAATATTCTCAGATGAAAACGTTTTCTGCAATTTGtgaaacaatataataattacaaaatgttgttattttttcttattcGAAACGAGCTGAAacctttatttattttgttacttctctgtttttatttctttatttttgaaaatatgtgaAACATGTGACAGAAGAAATGGAAAAGGAGAAGCTGGTATAACTTTATAAGAACTACCATCGGCTTAAAGAAATGAATGTAATATACAAGTCAAACATTCTAAAAATAGGTTagttaactttttcttttttgttcaaaGGTTAGTTAACTATAGGATAGTACTAATCTGTATCTAATTCTAAGTAATCTGTTTAATTTTTGTGAAACATTATGGCAACATACTTATGCTTTATgaacactattttttttttgtcaaagttgaacactatatataaaagacAACAAGGTTTAATCGAGTCcaaga includes the following:
- the LOC108843871 gene encoding probable WRKY transcription factor 2 translates to MSGFEENVAVMGEWVPCNPSSKRVLERELSLNHGLVNRLEEEEEDTSGNNKNVSRGGGLRERIAARAGFNTPRLNTENIRSNTDSSLRSPNCLTISSPGLSPATLLESPVFLSNPLAQPSPTTGKFPFLPGVNSSNGLSASDKEKDEFFDGIGASSSFTFHPVSRPSSSFFHGATEMMPVDYGNYNNSSSHHQSPEEDVKLGSEQSGLKRKTSDATTNTNDHQEEEEGEEEQRGGDSMAGGGAPAEDGYNWRKYGQKLVKGSEYPRSYYKCTNPSCPVKKKVERSREGHITEIIYKGAHNHSKPPPNRRSSGTQLDGTEQQQQQQQQQRDNSATWVSCNNTQQQVGSNENNFEEDGNQSGSIQAQESGDVIVVDALSTLSNDEDEDDRGTDHGSASLGYDGCGRGDESESKRRKLEAYAIEMSGATRAIREPRVVVQTTSDVDILDDGYRWRKYGQKVVKGNPNPRSYYKCTAPGCTVRKHVERASHDLKSVITTYEGKHDHDVPAARNSSHGGGNGSSAAQTNHYQEPPRGRYERQLNQSSQFGRPFSFQPHLGPPSGFAFGLGQTGFGNLSIPGLAFGQGKLQGLTHTHPSYMMSQQPGGMSEAMMMQRGMEPKVEPGSETGQSVYNQIMSRLPQI
- the LOC130505045 gene encoding putative 4-hydroxy-4-methyl-2-oxoglutarate aldolase 3 is translated as MAAFATAEACDSNAELISNGDLRALQPTFKIYGQRRCFSGPIVTLKVFEDNVLVRNQLETKGEGAVLVIDGGGSMRCALVGGNLGQLAQNNGWVGILVNGCVRDVDEINDCDVGVRALGSNPLKSSKKGQGEKNVPVYIGGTLIRDGEWLYADSDGILISKTELSV